A segment of the Pristiophorus japonicus isolate sPriJap1 chromosome 1, sPriJap1.hap1, whole genome shotgun sequence genome:
TCCATATGATTTGGCAACTGATAAATGGAACTCATACTGTACTTGGCACCAGCAGTGAGACACAATCTCAGACCAGTATTCAGGATAAATGGTGCATCACTGTGCAGCAGTACTGTGACTCTTGGTGTGCACAGTTTATCAGTGAGTTTCAAACTGTTATTCTGAACGTCTGTTTTTCTCCTTTTGCAGAGAAGTTGATGCCTTTTTTATAACTACGCTGTGTCCCATTTCTTTGTAAGATGGCTTCCTCAAATTCTTTCAACACAACTGTCCTATTCAAACAGGAGAAAGGTTTTGGGTATCGAATTCCTGCACTGCTCCATATCCCAAACACAGATACACTTTTGGCATTTGCTGAGAAGAGATTAGGCTCCAGGGATGAAGATGCTGATGTGTTCATGCTGCGCAGGGGCACGTATAAAAAGGATTTGAGGAATTTTGAGGTAAACTTGAAGTAACATATACAAGAAGCAGAACCCTAAACATTTAGGTCTAGAAATTCGTCTCGTGCGATGGCACAAAACGGGCGTAATCGGATCGTCTGCCAGtgcaactgaatatcaggcgctgcgtacAACGGCCGGCCGCCCCAGACAAATTTCTAGGCTACAACATTTATGTAGTTAGTAAGAAATTAGTTAACACTTGCACTTTTTTGATTGAGCTTTATTAAAACTATAATAGGCATTCCAACAGCTTCTATCCTGGATTCCTCATCCGATGACTGGGGTGCAATCCCAGTTTTCAATTGGGATTTGCCTTTAGGTTTTAACTAGAGATTACGTTTTACagttgtaagagaaaaatttggcattaggggtaccagcgggacaagggttaaagtgctggttcctgcactgacccataaggaggtaaaaggcctctctttggccttgtacattccagtaccaaggctccagaagttattaattcaataatattccaacaggatatgatgtgagaacctaaacagacattgataagaccttacgaagaggctcgaggcagactcacgggcatcaaggagaatcaacaaattctgacctaatgaagtcattctagtcacggcctaaggtggtctcgagggtcttggcctgtcaatccaaagtagcactaataaggtagtccaattagagaagtagcactgataaggcagtccaattagagatctagggaggtcttacccgggaatggaggggtttttgaaatgtataaaagttgtatgattgtgctgttcggggagcatctccactcacgggcggctgtgatgagaggtgttcccggacgttcgtaattaaagatcgttgtACCTTGCCAcccatctctgtctgctaacttcgagaactgctaCGCGGGTTGGGATGAGCTCAGGGAGcctgctcgtgggaggagaagccttcccattcggGCTGTATTGGGACTATCCTTGCTACTCGCTGCTGCTTCTCTAATTGGACTTCTCTAATTTCCCTTACACAGTCACAGGTTAGTTGGGGAAGAAGGGAAGGGAGATTTCCTTTCTGCATTGCAGACTGGGTCAAAACATGAAAGAAACCCATTAACACGGAGTGAAAATGCCATTTGTACACAATCCTGATCTATATAGGATGTGATTTTAATGAATGAATGATATTATGTCTCAGCTATTTGTTGTCATCTTACACTGTCAACTTAACTTTCCTTTCAGTAAAAACCTCCTTGATTTTTATGGCTTGGGTATCTCCTATTATAGGACCAGCTTTCTGTGGGTATCTCATTCAGGACCCTGCATGATAAAATATTCATCTCTTCAGTGTAACACATATGAATGCTCTTCCTTGGTTGCTATACTATATCAAATACTCCTGTGTTGCTGTTAAAATGTCCAGGTCTATGATTTAGAGCATGTAGAACTATACACATTCTCTCTAGCAATGTAGCGAGCCATCACCGACACTGTCAATACATGAGTATTGGAAGTTGAGGAAGAGTGCTTGAGTGTTAATATATTAATCAGGTGCAATTATTGTATTTATGCTATTTTTCTTGTAAACAATTCCATCATCTTTAGCCTGACATCCCTGCTGGTGGGGACAGATGGTTGCCCTAATATCCCAAACTGCTGAGAATGCCCCTTTTAGTATTTGCTATTTTAATAATTATGAAGAATCAATCTCAGTCAAGAAAGAAAATGCATATTATACAGCAATATTCTGACTGATGTGTGAGCATACTCAGGCATatgacagtgtgacggggctcagctaTTCTCATGCTGAACATCCTCAGGTGGATAACATCATGTGACTGATATTGGTAAACTAGACAGTTCTTTGTATTGTAAAAACTTACTGGAGTTCAGGAACTTCTCAACACTTGGTTTGTACCATTGATTTAATGCACTAGAAATAGAGAAAAAAAGTGGGTAAATAGCAAAAGGGATACTTAATGCAGAGGTcagtattttttttattcattcacgggacgtgagcgttgctggcaaggccagcatttatccctgattgcccttgagaaggtgtaagCCGCCACCTCGAACCGCTGCAGCCCAtgtcgtgaaggtactcccacagtggttagatagggagttccaggattttgacccggcgacaatgaaggaacggggatatatttccaaatcaggatggtgtgtgaattggaggggaacgtggtggtgttcccaagtgcTTGCTGCACttatcctaggtggtagaggtcacgagtttgggagatgctgtcgaagaacagCTTAGAAGAGGTTGAAGGAGATCTGGCAGTGATGAACCATGTGCCGTCTTGTGGACCAGCAATCAGCAAAACACACAGAATTCTGTGCTATGTTGTAAGATCAGTAGAGTATAAGGGTATTTGGACGTACTTTGAGACATTTTCAGTTCTTTTCACTGAGGCACTAAGGAAACACCAAAATGGTGCAAGGAAGGGTTGAGGCTGATTTGCAGTGTCTGAGGActgaattatgaggacaggttagaaAAAACAATACTCCAGCTTTAAAAGGAGGGAAATGAGAAGGGACCATGCAACGTTATATAATTGGATTGGAGAAGGCCAATGCTGAGCACTATTTCAGGTTAAACCATGACCGCAGAATAAGGGTCATGGCTATAAAGTGGTAAAAGGCAAATTCAGTTCTGAAGTCAGAGATCACCTCTTCAGCAGAAGGGTGATTAACGCCTGCAGTGGATTCTGAGGAGTTGCGGCAAAAATTCTGCAATCAGTCAAGGATCAATTGATCCTGTAATGGAGGACCATAGGTTTCTATGGAAAGATGAATTAGATGGGCCAAGTGGCATCCCCCATCTATACTTTACTTCATGTATTGAAAGTGGAAAGATCACAATTTGTTCTCAGAATTTCAAAGCTGTTGTGAAATTAATTCAGTTCCTCCTGATTATCTCTTGGTTTCATTTTTTCAGTGGGAGGGTGTAACAAGTATCCAGTCTGCACGACTAAACAATCACCGATCCATGAATCCTTGCCCTGTCTATGACAAAGATACTGGCACTGTCTTCCTCTTCTTCATTGTCGTCTTTGGAAATACACCTGAGCTACACCAAATCAGAACTGGGAAAAACGTCACACGACTTTGCTTTGTCACCAGCAAGGACAAAGGGCAGAATTGGAGCAATCCTACCGATCTGACAGATTGTACCATAGGTCAGTGCATTAACAAGTGGGCAACATTTGCTGTGGGGCCAGGCCATGGCATTCAGCTCCGGTCTGGAAGTCTTATTATCCCTGCCCATGCTTACGAGAAACAGTCAGATGGCCGAGTCATATCACGGGTTTTCACTTTCTTCAGTGATGATCATGGAGAGAGCTGGAATTTTGGGGACTTTGTTTCCAGCGAGGAGTGTGGGGAATGTCAGATGGTGTCGTTGGATCAAGCCGACGGATCCTGTGTTCTGTACTGCAACGCTCGGAGCATTAAGCATGGTGAGAAACAATATCGGGTGCAGGCTTTCAGCACGGATGGTGGGCATACCTTTACAGAAGGGCATCTGGTGAAAAAGCTAGTTGAACCCCCAAATGGTTGCCATGGCAGTATTACCCACTTTCCAGCATCAAAAATTTCACATGTCAGTATCTACCCTGTAATTGAAGAGTATCACTGTCAGCAGGAGAAAGATGCCTCAAAATCAGCAGAAGATTTTGAGATTATACTGTTCTCACACACTACAAACTTTAAATCACGCAGAGATTTAGGAATTTATCTTAGTACTTGTCCAGGTAATCCTCATACCTGGACAAAGCCTTGGATCATTTATTCTGGTCCTAGTGCCTACTCCGAACTGGCTTTTGTTGAATTTCCTGGGAAAGAAATTCCTATTGTTACTTGTTTGTTTGAATGTGGCTCCAAATATGAGTGTGAACAAATCTCATTCAGTGTATTCCAAGTTGATGAGGTTATTAAGAACATTCTAAAGAAGACGACAGATTAAATCTAAGAAAATGTGATTTTTTAGTGTAATAAAGGAAATCCACATGCAGACAAAATCATGGTTTGACGACACATTTTTCCGCTTCACAGCTTGTATATTGATCATCCGCAAAAGCTTATGTTGCATGATAGCTATAACAATGCAATTTTCGTGTGGTTGTTAACTTTGAATAGAAAATATCTACCTTTATTGAGTTTGTTTGCAGATATAGTTGGTGAGGCAACAATGTTATCAAATGCCAGTCAATCGCTGCACACTTTTCAAACCTGATAAGTCACTTCACAATGTTTACTGTTACAATTTGAACTttcttcctgttatgtatgtaaacattgtaactgtgtaagacttgccaccagagggcgtaactgttggaggcccaagggtcacctgcacacctcgtgcaagggagtataaaaggttgtctgccatgctgcttaggcactctggagttgtattaaagagactaaggtcacatcagttttagctcacagtacttggtcttgtggagttcttccatacttaacaattggcgatgagtaacagattacgaacttcacgcagtcatggctgccgttggtattttagagagatttgtaggtgGTGATGATtgggcgtctcgaccagtacttcatggccaacgagctggaaggggacgatatAGCGATCAAAtgcagggcgattctcttcaccgtgTGTGGGCccgcaatatacggcctcatcaagaatctgctagcaccggagaaaccagcggagaagacatatacagagttgtgtacactggtttgggaacacctcaagccgaaggagagcgtcttaatgaccaggtatcgcttctacacgcaccaccgctccgagggccaggacgtggcgagttatgtcgctgacctgagacgcttTGCGGGAACTTAAAAATTTGCTGGATTTTAGgggaaaatgctgcgggacttttttgtgcttggcagaggccacgaggtcattcttcgcaagctgctgtccgccaaatccctagacctgagtaaggccatcacgatagcccaggcattcatatccacaatCGAGAATACCAGACAGAtaacttcccagcatcgaagctcaccggtaagtactgtgcataaaataacgtagcCAGCagccagaactgcatatggcacggcctacatgtctgcagctgcaagacctaggatgactcagagtccaccattgggcatgaatgcaaatccattagcaccatgttggcgctgcgggggtaatcatcgagcccatcaatgtcgattcgagtactccgtgtgcaaaggctgcgaaacaatggggcacctccagcgaatgtgcaagagtgctgcgactcaccacatggcagagtcggcagaggataatcgatccagcgcagatcacgcagaacaaacgagaggcaactaaacccaaggaagaagtgtatgggtacacaccttcaccaccaagagccctcctattatgctgaaagtcaaattgaacggtattccggtatcaatggagttggacatgggggcaagtcagtcaattatgagccagaaggcttttgagaaactgtggggtaacaaggaacaaaggcccaaactgagcccgattcagacaaagctgcgcatctacgctaaaaagctcataccagtcattggcagttaaggtatcgtatgatggagctgtgcatgacttaccactggattgtaccaggcgatggcccaacgctattcggcagaagctggctgggaaagattcgatggaactgggacgacatcaaagcactatcgggtgatgcctcgtgcgcccaagtgctgagcaagtttccattgctatttgaaccaggcatcggcaacttcacaggtgccaagtgcagatccatctagtccccgatgcaaggcccgttcatctcaaggctcgagcagttccgtatatgatgagggagaaagtcgagatcgaactggacagacttcaatgagagggaatcatattaccagttgagttcaacgagtgggccagtccgattatgccagtgttgaaaagcgatggtacggtcagaatctgcggagattacaaggtacaagagtctcactacaggaccagtatccgctacccaaggcggatgacctgttcgcaacattagcagggggggaagtcgctcaccaagttggacctaacctccatctacatgacacaggagctggctgaatcttcgaaaagattgacacgcacaaaggattgtttatataccacaggtgcccttttgggattcgctcggctgctgccatcttccagaggaacatggagagtctgctgaaatcggttccacacaccgttgtgtttcaagacgacat
Coding sequences within it:
- the LOC139281315 gene encoding sialidase-2-like isoform X1, with the translated sequence MWEESKAGPEMASSNSFNTTVLFKQEKGFGYRIPALLHIPNTDTLLAFAEKRLGSRDEDADVFMLRRGTYKKDLRNFEWEGVTSIQSARLNNHRSMNPCPVYDKDTGTVFLFFIVVFGNTPELHQIRTGKNVTRLCFVTSKDKGQNWSNPTDLTDCTIGQCINKWATFAVGPGHGIQLRSGSLIIPAHAYEKQSDGRVISRVFTFFSDDHGESWNFGDFVSSEECGECQMVSLDQADGSCVLYCNARSIKHGEKQYRVQAFSTDGGHTFTEGHLVKKLVEPPNGCHGSITHFPASKISHVSIYPVIEEYHCQQEKDASKSAEDFEIILFSHTTNFKSRRDLGIYLSTCPGNPHTWTKPWIIYSGPSAYSELAFVEFPGKEIPIVTCLFECGSKYECEQISFSVFQVDEVIKNILKKTTD
- the LOC139281315 gene encoding sialidase-2-like isoform X2, whose product is MASSNSFNTTVLFKQEKGFGYRIPALLHIPNTDTLLAFAEKRLGSRDEDADVFMLRRGTYKKDLRNFEWEGVTSIQSARLNNHRSMNPCPVYDKDTGTVFLFFIVVFGNTPELHQIRTGKNVTRLCFVTSKDKGQNWSNPTDLTDCTIGQCINKWATFAVGPGHGIQLRSGSLIIPAHAYEKQSDGRVISRVFTFFSDDHGESWNFGDFVSSEECGECQMVSLDQADGSCVLYCNARSIKHGEKQYRVQAFSTDGGHTFTEGHLVKKLVEPPNGCHGSITHFPASKISHVSIYPVIEEYHCQQEKDASKSAEDFEIILFSHTTNFKSRRDLGIYLSTCPGNPHTWTKPWIIYSGPSAYSELAFVEFPGKEIPIVTCLFECGSKYECEQISFSVFQVDEVIKNILKKTTD
- the LOC139281315 gene encoding sialidase-4-like isoform X3, giving the protein MWEESKAGPEWEGVTSIQSARLNNHRSMNPCPVYDKDTGTVFLFFIVVFGNTPELHQIRTGKNVTRLCFVTSKDKGQNWSNPTDLTDCTIGQCINKWATFAVGPGHGIQLRSGSLIIPAHAYEKQSDGRVISRVFTFFSDDHGESWNFGDFVSSEECGECQMVSLDQADGSCVLYCNARSIKHGEKQYRVQAFSTDGGHTFTEGHLVKKLVEPPNGCHGSITHFPASKISHVSIYPVIEEYHCQQEKDASKSAEDFEIILFSHTTNFKSRRDLGIYLSTCPGNPHTWTKPWIIYSGPSAYSELAFVEFPGKEIPIVTCLFECGSKYECEQISFSVFQVDEVIKNILKKTTD